A section of the Pochonia chlamydosporia 170 chromosome 2, whole genome shotgun sequence genome encodes:
- a CDS encoding spindle pole body component (similar to Coccidioides immitis RS XP_001247915.1): MADQEEDYSSLPLPDRFTHKIWKVRKAAYEDAAKQFSVSPDESDPCFRPFINDPNLWKSAVTDSNVAAQQEAIIALCAFLKFGGRDGALRSRGLTITPMVEKCLSSTRAATKQNAQEALLLYIELDTAGPVIEDVLPGLTNKVPKNVAATLNALTAIFHNYGCKIVDPKPVLKALPKVFGAADKNVRAEATNLTVELYRWLREAMKPMFWGELKPTQQTDLEAQFEKIKAEPPPKQERLLRSQQAAADSAINGGDDGDVGGDDEGEEAAEMDAFSLAEPEDVTKKIPANFTDMLASSKWKDRKEAVEALYQAINVPRIKDSDFNEVNRGLAKCMKDANVAVVTQAAQCIEQLAKGLRQSYGKYRAVVMQPIMDRLKEKKASVSDALGAALDAVFTSTSLTDCLEDITAYLSNKNPQVKEGTMKFLIRCLRTTRTVPAKPEIATICEAGKKLLSESSPALRDGGAEILGTVMKIIGERAMTPYLDGLDDIRKTKVKEFFETAEVKAKEKPKPVPVAKAPPPSAKKPLGAKRPAVKKAGAPVMPAETPTAAPAAPKLAAPGSKLGGLKPSGLAGLKAPQKRTLGAPGAASPRRPAAGPPVMPSDDEPAAPPPQPRAGLSRGLAGRSLAKPAAAPIMPAADSPPPASGLSAVERAELEELRAANERLSRQVDDMRQERNRFMSEIQELKNQNAGLIEDHTRDVLSIKAKETQLVRARSDAEATEQVNERLRRELERLKRALSRAEGLGAQTGMGSPVTSPIHDDVGIYRDSGAASSNRNRMSFTSTMSEEKENGELSYPRSKLSPELRHSGSGASSGRGSPARGFRSAIPAAYESHESSAPTSRERPVSSLPQPTNGGGVESWKRAAEVTSQLKARIEQMKAKQGFSRP; this comes from the exons ATGGCGGACCAGGAGGAGGACTACAGCTCCTTGCCGCTCCCTGATCGGTTCACCCATAAG ATTTGGAAGGTCAGGAAAGCAGCATACGAAGATGCCGCAAAACAGTTCTCCGTTTCCCCAGACGAGTCCGATCCATGCTTTCGGCCATTTATTAACGACCCGAATCTATGGAAATCTGCCGTGACCGACTCCAATGTCGCCGCCCAacaagaagccatcatcgCCCTGTGCGCGTTCCTGAAATTTGGCGGACGAGATGGTGCTTTGCGATCTCGTGGATTGACAATCACTCCCATGGTGGAAAAGTGTCTATCCTCGACAAGAGCAGCCACCAAGCAAAACGCCCAAGAGGCTTTACTTCTCTACATTGAACTCGACACTGCTGGGCCCGTTATTGAAGATGTCTTGCCAGGATTGACCAACAAAGTCCCTAAGAATGTAGCTGCTACGTTAAATGCGTTGACCGCTATATTCCACAACTATGGATGCAAAATAGTCGACCCAAAACCAGTACTGAAAGCCTTGCCAAAGGTCTTTGGTGCGGCTGACAAGAACGTTCGTGCTGAGGCGACCAACCTCACTGTTGAATTGTACAGATGGTTGCGCGAAGCCATGAAGCCTATGTTCTGGGGTGAACTGAAACCAACCCAACAGACTGACCTGGAAGCGCAGTTTGAGAAAATCAAGGCAGAGCCGCCTCCAAAACAGGAACGACTCCTTCGgtctcaacaagcagcagcagactcTGCAATCAATGGTGGAGATGACGGCGATGTtggaggagatgatgagggGGAAGAGgcggctgagatggatgcGTTTTCTCTGGCTGAGCCAGAAGATGTTACCAAAAAGATTCCAGCCAACTTCACCGATATGCTTGCCTCCTCGAAGTGGAAGGATAGGAAGGAGGCCGTCGAGGCCTTGTATCAGGCGATAAATGTCCCCCGTATCAAGGACAGCGATTTCAACGAAGTCAATCGAGGGCTCGCCAAATGTATGAAGGACGCCAACGTAGCTGTTGTTACACAAGCAGCGCAGTGCATTGAACAACTTGCCAAGGGACTGCGACAGAGCTACGGCAAATATCGAGCAGTTGTCATGCAACCTATAATGGATCGATtaaaggagaagaaggcatcaGTTTCGGACGCTCTTGGCGCCGCCCTAGATGCCGTCTTTACCTCGACTAGCTTGACCGACTGTCTTGAAGATATCACGGCGTACTTGAGCAACAAGAACCCTCAGGTTAAAGAAGGCACCATGAAATTCCTGATCCGTTGCCTACGCACCACTAGAACGGTTCCCGCCAAACCTGAGATTGCCACAATATGTGAAGCGGGTAAGAAGCTGCTCTCGGAGTCTAGCCCGGCGCTCCGTGATGGAGGCGCTGAGATCCTTGGAACCGTCATGAAAATCATTGGTGAACGGGCCATGACCCCATACTTGGACGGTCTCGACGACATTCGCAagacaaaggtcaaagagtTCTTCGAGACAGCCGAAGTCAAAGCCAAGGAAAAGCCAAAGCCCGTGCCGGTAGCGAAGGCTCCTCCCCCTTCGGCAAAGAAACCACTCGGCGCAAAGAGGCCGGCTGTGAAAAAGGCCGGAGCTCCTGTGATGCCTGCAGAGACTCCCACGGCGGCCCCGGCAGCACCCAAGCTTGCGGCTCCCGGTAGCAAACTCGGCGGCCTGAAGccgtctggcctggctggatTGAAGGCCCCTCAGAAACGTACACTAGGGGCCCCCGGGGCCGCATCCCCTCGACGTCCTGCTGCTGGCCCGCCGGTCATGCCTTCGGATGATGAACCTGCAgctccaccaccacagcctCGAGCTGGGTTGTCTCGAGGTCTCGCTGGCCGCTCGCTGGCAAAGCCTGCGGCAGCTCCAATAATGCCTGCCGCCGATTCTCCGCCACCTGCCAGCGGCCTCTCTGCTGTGGAACGTGCAGAATTAGAAGAGCTTCGAGCAGCCAACGAAAGACTTTCGCGCCAAGTCGATGACATGAGGCAAGAACGGAACAGGTTCATGTCTGAGATTCAAGAACTGAAGAATCAGAATGCTGGGCTCATAGAGGACCATACCAGAGATGTTCTCAgcatcaaagccaaagaAACACAGCTTGTAAGAGCCCGAAGCGATGCTGAGGCTACCGAACAGGTCAACGAGAGGTTACGACGAGAGCTTGAGCGCTTGAAGAGAGCACTGAGCCGGGCTGAGGGCCTAGGCGCGCAGACTGGGATGGGAAGTCCAG TAACATCGCCGATACATGACGATGTTGGTATCTATCGTGATTCAGGAGCCGCATCCTCAAACCGAAACAGAATGAGCTTCACTAGTACCATGTcggaagagaaggagaatggaGAATTGTCTTATCCCAGGAGCAAGCTCAGCCCCGAACTTCGCCATAGTGGAAGCGGAGCTTCCTCTGGACGTGGCTCTCCTGCTAGAGGATTCAGGAGCGCCATACCTGCTGCATATGAATCTCACGAGTCCAGCGCACCGACAAGCCGAGAGAGACCCGTTTCGTCTTTACCACAGCCTACAAATGGCGGCGGGGTCGAGAGTTGGAAACGTGCAGCCGAAGTCACGAGTCAGCTCAAAGCTCGCATTGAACAAATGAAG GCTAAGCAAGGCTTTTCTCGACCTTGA